A region from the Pseudomonas sp. KU26590 genome encodes:
- a CDS encoding DUF883 family protein: MARPTAEKAQDILMSDFQTLVADTEKLLAHTASLAGEQADELREQIRESLLRARETLKLTEETLRARGKEAVIVTEDYVQNNPWQSVGIAAGVGFLLGLLATRR; the protein is encoded by the coding sequence ATGGCTCGACCTACAGCAGAAAAAGCCCAGGACATATTGATGTCTGACTTCCAGACGCTGGTTGCCGATACGGAAAAACTGCTGGCGCACACGGCCTCTCTGGCCGGTGAACAGGCTGACGAATTGCGTGAGCAGATTCGCGAAAGCCTGCTCCGTGCACGTGAAACCCTCAAACTGACCGAAGAAACCCTGCGCGCACGCGGCAAGGAAGCGGTCATCGTCACCGAGGACTATGTTCAGAACAATCCATGGCAATCGGTAGGCATCGCAGCTGGCGTCGGCTTCCTGCTGGGCCTGCTGGCCACTCGGCGCTAA